A single window of Arthrobacter crystallopoietes DNA harbors:
- a CDS encoding TerC family protein has product MQVTPMVWFITIAVTILFFIYEFFAHVRKPHEPSIAESARWSAFYIGLALLFGVGIGTVSGWTFGGEYFAGYLTEKALSIDNLFVFLIVMAGFAVPKKYQQKVLMIGIIIALVLRGGFIAIGAALIENFSWVFYLFGALLLILAYKQAFGSHESNPAEGKFMTLVRRVLPVTNEYHQDKLTVVKGGKRFVTPMLLTIIAIGFVDLIFAVDSIPAIYGLTNEAYIVFTANAFALMGLRQLFFLIGGLLERLVYLAQGLAVILGFIGVKLVFHALHVNELPFINGGEPLLWVPEIPIWFSLLFIAATIVVATAASLLKTRGDENKDDRSLVQGEPVITADPEGRDEESEIGEKTMSTADMSK; this is encoded by the coding sequence ATGCAGGTCACACCTATGGTCTGGTTCATCACGATCGCCGTGACGATCCTGTTCTTCATCTACGAGTTTTTCGCCCACGTGCGTAAACCCCACGAGCCCTCCATCGCGGAATCGGCGCGCTGGTCGGCGTTCTATATCGGGCTGGCACTGCTGTTCGGTGTGGGAATCGGCACGGTGTCGGGATGGACGTTCGGCGGGGAGTACTTCGCCGGGTACCTCACCGAGAAGGCGCTGTCGATCGATAATCTGTTCGTCTTCCTCATCGTGATGGCCGGATTCGCGGTTCCTAAGAAGTACCAGCAGAAGGTGCTGATGATCGGCATCATCATCGCCCTGGTCCTGCGCGGCGGGTTTATCGCGATCGGGGCGGCCCTGATCGAGAACTTCTCCTGGGTTTTCTACCTCTTCGGCGCCCTGCTTCTCATCCTCGCCTACAAGCAGGCCTTCGGCAGCCACGAGTCCAACCCGGCCGAGGGCAAGTTCATGACACTCGTGCGCCGGGTCCTGCCCGTCACCAACGAGTATCACCAGGACAAGCTCACCGTGGTGAAGGGCGGGAAGCGCTTCGTCACGCCGATGCTGCTCACAATCATCGCGATCGGTTTCGTGGACCTCATCTTCGCCGTCGATTCGATCCCGGCAATTTATGGCCTGACCAACGAGGCCTACATCGTTTTCACCGCCAACGCGTTCGCGCTGATGGGTCTGCGCCAGTTGTTCTTCCTCATCGGAGGACTGCTCGAGCGTCTGGTCTACCTCGCCCAGGGATTGGCCGTCATCCTCGGCTTCATCGGCGTCAAACTCGTCTTCCACGCCCTGCACGTCAACGAGCTCCCCTTCATCAACGGCGGGGAACCGCTGCTCTGGGTGCCCGAGATCCCCATCTGGTTCTCGTTGCTCTTTATCGCCGCCACCATCGTCGTAGCGACCGCCGCGAGTCTGCTCAAAACCCGCGGCGACGAGAACAAGGACGACCGCTCACTGGTCCAGGGCGAACCGGTGATCACCGCGGACCCAGAGGGCCGGGACGAGGAATCCGAAATCGGCGAGAAGACAATGTCCACGGCAGACATGTCCAAATAG
- a CDS encoding sulfite exporter TauE/SafE family protein, which yields MSLALTATLLLSVVIGLSLGLLGGGGSILTVPILTYVAGLDPKEAIAASLFVVGATSAVSAITHARNGRVKWRTGLIFGAAGMAGAFAGGLLGGHIPGTILMIAFALMMVATSIAMIRGRKNKTAATHNNELPVLKVVLEGLVVGLVTGLVGAGGGFLIVPALALLGGLAMPVAVGTSLVVIALKSFAGLGGYLTTVSLDWGLVAAVTAAAIAGSVAGSRLAGRIPEAALRKGFGIFVLAMGVFVLVQELPEPANLILAITAAVLAAGALTCRYAIPACPLRKTITPTEPAQAR from the coding sequence ATGAGCCTCGCCCTCACGGCCACCCTGCTGCTCTCCGTCGTCATCGGACTCTCCCTCGGCCTGCTCGGCGGCGGAGGCTCCATCCTCACCGTCCCCATCCTCACCTACGTCGCAGGCCTCGACCCCAAGGAAGCCATCGCCGCCTCCCTGTTCGTCGTCGGCGCAACCTCGGCCGTCAGCGCCATCACCCACGCCCGCAACGGACGGGTCAAATGGCGCACCGGCCTGATCTTCGGCGCCGCAGGCATGGCCGGAGCCTTCGCCGGCGGCCTGCTCGGCGGGCACATCCCCGGCACCATCCTCATGATCGCCTTCGCCCTCATGATGGTCGCCACCTCCATCGCCATGATCCGCGGCCGCAAAAACAAAACCGCCGCCACCCACAACAACGAACTGCCCGTCCTCAAAGTCGTCCTCGAAGGCCTCGTCGTGGGTCTGGTCACCGGGCTCGTCGGCGCCGGCGGCGGCTTCCTCATCGTCCCCGCCCTCGCCCTCCTCGGCGGCCTCGCCATGCCCGTCGCCGTCGGCACCTCCCTGGTCGTCATCGCCCTGAAATCCTTCGCCGGACTCGGCGGCTACCTCACCACCGTCAGCCTCGACTGGGGCCTCGTCGCCGCCGTCACCGCAGCCGCGATCGCCGGCTCCGTCGCCGGCTCCCGACTCGCCGGCCGCATCCCCGAAGCGGCCCTGCGCAAAGGCTTCGGCATCTTCGTCCTGGCCATGGGCGTCTTCGTCCTCGTCCAGGAACTCCCCGAACCGGCCAACCTCATCCTCGCCATCACCGCCGCAGTACTCGCCGCAGGCGCCCTCACCTGCCGCTACGCCATCCCCGCCTGCCCGTTGCGCAAAACCATCACCCCGACCGAGCCGGCCCAAGCCCGCTGA
- the trxA gene encoding thioredoxin — protein sequence MATIDITEHDFAPIIRENDIVLVDFWAGWCGPCRMFAPVYEAASRKHPDIVFAKVDTEAEQGLAAAAGISSIPTLMAFRDGALVFSEPGALPAAGLDGVITAVKNLDMTQLSTGTAHRAGHRA from the coding sequence ATGGCCACCATTGACATCACCGAACACGACTTCGCCCCGATCATCCGGGAGAACGACATCGTCCTGGTCGACTTCTGGGCCGGCTGGTGCGGCCCCTGCCGGATGTTCGCACCCGTCTATGAGGCCGCCTCGCGAAAGCACCCCGACATCGTCTTCGCCAAGGTCGACACCGAAGCCGAGCAGGGGCTGGCTGCCGCGGCCGGCATCAGCTCGATCCCCACGCTGATGGCCTTCCGCGACGGAGCGCTCGTTTTCTCCGAGCCCGGAGCACTGCCGGCAGCCGGCCTCGACGGGGTCATCACGGCCGTCAAGAACCTCGACATGACCCAACTTTCGACCGGGACCGCCCACCGGGCCGGGCATCGGGCCTAA
- a CDS encoding rhodanese-like domain-containing protein: MNRHEDLIVLDVRSAAEFETLHIRGSYNVPLPLLSEHTDELAERLGARVVLVCQSGVRAEQARQRLGTAGIGSARVLAGGVPGFAAAGGDVVRGAQHWDLERQVRMAAGTLVVGGLLAGKFISPKLRLLAGAIGTGLTFSAATNTCAMGKALARMPWNKTAAEPTAESAIRQLPAASA; encoded by the coding sequence ATGAACCGGCACGAAGACCTGATCGTCCTCGACGTCCGTTCCGCTGCCGAGTTCGAGACCCTGCACATCCGCGGCTCCTACAACGTCCCGCTGCCGCTGCTCTCCGAGCACACCGACGAACTGGCCGAACGCCTCGGCGCCCGGGTGGTCCTGGTCTGCCAGTCCGGGGTCCGCGCCGAACAGGCCCGCCAGCGCCTGGGCACCGCCGGGATCGGTTCGGCCCGCGTACTCGCCGGCGGCGTACCCGGCTTCGCCGCCGCCGGCGGCGACGTCGTCCGCGGCGCCCAGCACTGGGACCTCGAACGCCAGGTCCGCATGGCAGCCGGCACCCTCGTCGTCGGCGGCCTACTGGCCGGCAAATTCATCTCCCCCAAGCTGCGCCTGCTCGCCGGCGCCATCGGCACCGGCCTGACCTTCTCCGCAGCCACCAACACATGCGCCATGGGCAAGGCCCTGGCCAGGATGCCGTGGAACAAGACCGCAGCCGAGCCCACCGCCGAAAGCGCCATCCGCCAGCTGCCCGCAGCCTCCGCCTGA
- a CDS encoding hemolysin family protein yields the protein MIEAVLTLLLGIIVILAIIAANGYFVAQEFAYMSVDRASLGARAAAGDKAAQRALKVTRRTSFMLSGAQLGITVTGLLIGYVAEPLVGESLGVLLGGAGVPAALSISVGTVSALVVAAVVQMIFGELYPKNLAIANAEPLARALARSTTIYLALFGWLITVFDHAANALLRAVRVEPVHDVDTSVTAEDLERIVADSRESGDLPEELSVLIDRILDFPDRTVEHAMIPRSQVGTVTPDTTMGQLRALMAQEHTRYPVISETEEPLGVVQLTDLLRSRAPEEAPVSSIMVPPLVLPTLMSLPDALAKLTRSRNELACIIDEYGGFAGVLTVEDLSEELVGELTDEHDDDPPAVITPEQENTWRMSGDIHVDEVERAVGYELPAGDYETISGLLIAHRGELPVTGEVLRVELPDDPRDLVLDRPVHRVLEVEVLELSRHVPSELLVRLVRTAADGAGCTDETAIGTEAETEEDR from the coding sequence ATGATCGAAGCGGTATTGACGCTCCTTCTCGGGATTATCGTGATTCTTGCAATCATCGCGGCCAACGGTTATTTCGTGGCGCAGGAGTTCGCCTACATGTCGGTGGACCGCGCCAGCCTCGGAGCGCGCGCCGCGGCCGGCGACAAGGCTGCGCAACGCGCGCTGAAAGTCACGCGCCGCACCTCGTTCATGCTCTCCGGCGCACAGTTGGGCATCACTGTCACCGGACTGCTCATCGGCTATGTCGCCGAGCCGCTGGTGGGCGAGTCCCTGGGTGTACTGCTGGGTGGTGCCGGGGTGCCGGCGGCGCTGAGCATATCGGTGGGCACGGTGAGCGCGCTCGTCGTGGCCGCTGTTGTGCAGATGATTTTCGGTGAGCTGTACCCGAAGAACCTGGCGATCGCCAACGCCGAACCTCTCGCCCGCGCTCTTGCCCGGTCGACGACGATTTATCTCGCGCTGTTCGGGTGGCTGATCACGGTGTTCGACCACGCGGCTAACGCTCTCTTGCGTGCCGTGCGTGTCGAACCGGTGCACGACGTTGACACGAGCGTGACAGCCGAAGATCTTGAACGCATTGTCGCTGACTCCCGGGAGAGCGGTGACCTGCCCGAGGAGCTGTCGGTGCTCATTGACCGCATCCTCGACTTCCCCGACCGGACCGTCGAACACGCCATGATCCCGCGCTCACAGGTCGGCACCGTTACACCGGACACGACCATGGGCCAGCTGCGCGCTCTCATGGCGCAGGAGCACACCCGCTACCCGGTGATCTCCGAGACGGAGGAGCCGCTCGGAGTCGTCCAGCTCACGGACCTACTCCGCAGCCGCGCGCCCGAGGAGGCCCCGGTGTCTTCCATCATGGTGCCCCCGCTCGTACTGCCAACGCTCATGTCGCTGCCTGACGCGCTGGCCAAGCTCACGCGGTCGCGCAACGAGCTTGCCTGCATCATCGACGAATACGGTGGCTTCGCGGGTGTCCTGACGGTCGAGGACCTGTCCGAGGAACTGGTCGGGGAACTCACTGACGAGCATGACGACGACCCGCCCGCTGTCATCACGCCCGAGCAGGAGAACACCTGGCGGATGAGCGGTGATATCCACGTCGACGAAGTCGAACGCGCCGTCGGCTACGAGTTGCCGGCCGGTGACTACGAGACCATCTCGGGTCTGCTCATTGCCCACCGCGGTGAACTGCCGGTCACCGGCGAGGTGCTGCGGGTCGAGCTGCCCGACGACCCTCGTGATCTGGTGTTGGATCGACCTGTCCACCGTGTGCTCGAGGTTGAAGTGCTGGAACTTTCCCGGCACGTCCCCAGCGAACTGCTCGTGCGGCTTGTCCGGACCGCCGCTGACGGCGCAGGCTGCACGGATGAGACCGCGATCGGCACCGAGGCCGAGACCGAGGAGGATCGATGA
- a CDS encoding CNNM domain-containing protein produces MSDPLIVTAVTVLLIVLSAFFVIIEFSLLGARRHRLEAEAATNRSARAALRGINELTIMLAGAQLGITAATFALGAVTKPAIDAWLGPVLASWGTPEQFAGGAAFALSLLFVTFLHLVVGEMAPKSWAIAHPETSAKLIGVPARGFIWLVRPLLSWVNEIANRLVAASGVTPLDRAVVGGQDVDTIRHLVEHSASVGALDASFRTQLSGVLELEKLTIQALIAPGGAPTMVPATATASHVQEAAARSGHLRILVEDLDGGIPGVVHVRDTLLESLERPVSELTRPAFTLDAGTPVYEALAQIRAAGEQLAAVMHHGRFVGVVTLSDVLCRVLPRELTQEKHTGQ; encoded by the coding sequence ATGAGTGATCCGCTGATCGTGACCGCCGTGACCGTGCTGCTCATCGTACTGAGCGCGTTCTTTGTCATTATCGAGTTCTCACTGCTCGGTGCCCGCCGCCACCGGCTCGAGGCCGAAGCTGCGACGAACCGGTCCGCCCGTGCGGCGCTGCGCGGCATCAACGAGCTGACGATCATGCTCGCCGGTGCGCAACTGGGTATCACCGCAGCCACTTTCGCCCTCGGCGCGGTTACCAAACCGGCCATCGACGCATGGCTGGGCCCCGTGCTCGCGTCCTGGGGGACTCCGGAGCAGTTTGCCGGCGGCGCCGCTTTCGCCCTCTCGCTGCTGTTCGTGACATTCCTGCATCTAGTCGTGGGCGAGATGGCGCCCAAGTCCTGGGCGATCGCGCACCCGGAAACCTCGGCCAAGCTCATCGGTGTGCCCGCGCGCGGCTTCATCTGGTTGGTGCGACCGTTGCTGAGCTGGGTCAACGAGATCGCCAACCGGCTGGTCGCAGCCAGCGGAGTAACTCCGTTGGACCGTGCGGTCGTCGGCGGCCAGGACGTCGACACGATCCGACACCTCGTTGAGCACTCCGCGTCCGTCGGTGCCCTCGACGCCTCCTTCCGCACCCAGCTCTCCGGTGTCCTTGAGCTCGAGAAGCTCACTATCCAAGCGCTGATCGCACCGGGCGGCGCGCCGACCATGGTGCCGGCCACAGCCACGGCCTCCCATGTGCAGGAAGCCGCCGCCCGCTCGGGCCACCTACGCATCCTCGTGGAGGACCTGGACGGGGGCATCCCCGGAGTCGTTCACGTCCGCGACACACTGCTCGAATCGCTGGAAAGGCCGGTTAGTGAGCTGACCCGCCCCGCGTTCACGCTCGACGCCGGAACACCGGTCTACGAGGCCCTTGCCCAGATCCGGGCAGCCGGGGAGCAACTCGCCGCCGTCATGCACCACGGGCGTTTCGTCGGGGTGGTTACCCTCTCCGACGTCCTGTGCCGGGTCCTTCCCCGAGAACTCACCCAGGAGAAGCACACCGGTCAATGA